The bacterium genome has a window encoding:
- the rfaE1 gene encoding D-glycero-beta-D-manno-heptose-7-phosphate kinase: MSGDAMDERVVARFAGKKVLVVGDVILDRYVKGSVDRISPEAPVPVVRIRGEEHRPGGAANVAANLAALGAAARLVSVVGEDAGAARLASLARSLGIDDAGLLASPGRPTTVKTRVVAHHQQVVRLDQEDDRPIGEAAAARALGAALAGLDGADALIVSDYAKGLLVPELLAPLLETARAKGVPVVVDPKARDFSIYQPATVLTPNLLEASRAAGRDARGDGDVSLIAEELLAALRIDALLVTLGEAGMLLLPRSAPAVRIPAQAREVYDVTGAGDTVVAVLGAGLAAGLPLEDAARWANAAAAVAVGRLGTAAVSAAELAAFGRGI, from the coding sequence GTGAGCGGGGACGCGATGGACGAGCGGGTGGTCGCGCGCTTCGCCGGGAAGAAGGTCCTCGTCGTCGGGGACGTGATCCTCGACCGCTACGTCAAAGGCTCGGTGGACCGGATCAGCCCCGAGGCGCCGGTCCCGGTCGTGCGGATCCGCGGGGAGGAACACCGCCCCGGCGGCGCGGCGAACGTCGCCGCGAACCTCGCCGCGCTCGGCGCCGCCGCGCGGCTCGTCTCGGTCGTCGGCGAGGACGCCGGCGCGGCGCGCCTCGCGTCGCTGGCCCGCTCGCTCGGCATCGACGACGCCGGGCTGCTCGCGTCGCCGGGCCGCCCGACGACGGTCAAGACGCGCGTCGTCGCGCATCATCAGCAGGTCGTGCGGCTCGACCAGGAAGACGACCGCCCGATCGGCGAGGCCGCCGCGGCCCGCGCCCTCGGCGCGGCGCTCGCGGGACTGGACGGCGCCGACGCGCTGATCGTCTCCGACTACGCCAAAGGGCTTCTGGTGCCGGAACTGCTCGCGCCGCTCTTGGAGACGGCGCGGGCGAAGGGCGTGCCGGTCGTCGTCGATCCGAAGGCGCGCGACTTCTCGATTTACCAGCCGGCGACGGTCCTCACGCCGAACCTGCTCGAGGCGAGCCGCGCCGCGGGGCGCGACGCGCGCGGCGACGGCGACGTGTCGCTGATCGCCGAGGAACTGCTCGCCGCGCTGCGGATCGACGCGCTCCTCGTGACGCTGGGCGAGGCGGGGATGCTCCTGCTGCCCCGGTCCGCCCCGGCGGTGCGGATCCCGGCGCAGGCGCGCGAGGTCTACGACGTCACCGGCGCGGGGGACACGGTCGTGGCCGTGCTGGGCGCGGGCCTCGCCGCCGGCCTGCCTCTCGAGGACGCCGCCCGCTGGGCCAACGCCGCGGCGGCGGTCGCGGTCGGCCGGCTGGGGACCGCGGCGGTCTCGGCGGCGGAGCTGGCCGCTTTCGGACGAGGAATCTGA
- a CDS encoding Trm112 family protein, producing the protein MPVEPWFLELLACPVCRGKLVEAADEDGLVCAACRVLYPIVDEVPQLLPESGRPLDGADDRRP; encoded by the coding sequence ATGCCGGTTGAACCGTGGTTCCTCGAACTGCTGGCCTGCCCGGTCTGCCGCGGCAAGCTGGTCGAGGCGGCCGACGAGGACGGGCTGGTCTGCGCGGCGTGCCGCGTGCTCTATCCGATCGTGGACGAGGTGCCGCAGCTCCTTCCGGAGTCGGGCCGCCCGCTGGACGGCGCCGACGACCGCCGGCCGTGA